A genome region from Glycine max cultivar Williams 82 chromosome 5, Glycine_max_v4.0, whole genome shotgun sequence includes the following:
- the LOC106798884 gene encoding L-ascorbate peroxidase, cytosolic-like, with product MDYRFDAFWCVSCADGTLLEPLTRAQTLVDPSDIAIRLLEPLKAEFPILSYADFYLLASVVAVEVTGGPEVPFHPGREV from the exons ATGGATTATCGTTTTGACGCGTTTTGGTGTGTTTCGTGTGCAGATGGCACTCTGCTGGAACCTTTGACAAGGGCACAAACACTGGTGGACCCTTCGGACATTGCTATTAGGCTTTTGGAGCCACTCAAGGCGGAGTTCCCTATTTTGAGCTACGCCGATTTCTACCTG TTGGCTAGCGTTGTTGCCGTTGAGGTCACGGGTGGACCTGAAGTTCCATTCCACCCTGGAAGAGAGGTATAA
- the LOC100813827 gene encoding F-box/kelch-repeat protein At3g27150, translating into MWNFGGGSCRFSHNSSAEKMRILEESPSYAHGSSSAGQEPQDADYDVPCLSDELETMILARFPIPKHWKMCCLSKRFLTLLKSGEIYKIRRVIGFKEPSVFMLASGEKNWCAFDGHFRSCRKLPIIPSDYNFEWGNKESFSAGTYIFVSGKEVDGGVVWRYELATNEWFKGPSMLSQRCLFASASCGTMAFVAGGIETTTREVLSSAEKYNSESHIWEQLPRMIQKRKSCSGCYLDNKFYVLGGQNEQKKDLTCGEFYDEDTNTWNLVPAMFKDIPLSTPRSPPLIAVANNELYTLDASSNELKVYLKKSNSWKKLGPVPVRADARLGWGVAFKSLGNELLLIGDTSASYSQRAVMKIYTCFPDPHVEKLKWKQIVCSSTNLHPFIHNCAVMLA; encoded by the coding sequence ATGTGGAACTTTGGTGGTGGCAGTTGCAGGTTTTCTCACAATTCCTCAGCTGAAAAAATGAGAATTCTGGAAGAGTCACCTTCATATGCCCATGGTTCCTCCTCCGCAGGTCAAGAGCCTCAGGATGCAGATTATGATGTTCCATGTCTCAGTGATGAGCTAGAGACCATGATACTGGCAAGATTTCCAATACCAAAACACTGGAAGATGTGTTGTCTAAGCAAGCGGTTTCTGACCCTTCTGAAGAGTGGTGAAATCTACAAAATCAGGAGGGTGATAGGGTTCAAGGAGCCATCAGTTTTTATGTTAGCAAGTGGAGAGAAGAATTGGTGTGCATTTGATGGCCACTTCAGGTCCTGCAGGAAGCTTCCTATCATTCCATCAGATTACAATTTTGAGTGGGGGAACAAGGAGTCATTTTCTGCAGGGACCTATATCTTTGTTTCAGGAAAAGAGGTTGATGGTGGTGTTGTTTGGAGGTATGAGTTAGCAACAAATGAGTGGTTCAAGGGTCCTTCAATGCTCAGTCAAAGGTGCCTCTTTGCATCAGCCTCTTGTGGTACCATGGCTTTTGTTGCTGGTGGAATTGAGACAACAACTAGGGAGGTTTTGAGTTCTGCTGAGAAATACAACTCAGAAAGCCACATTTGGGAGCAACTTCCAAGGATGATACAAAAGAGGAAGTCTTGCTCAGGTTGTTACTTGGACAACAAATTTTATGTGCTTGGAGGGCAAAACGAGCAGAAGAAAGACCTCACTTGTGGGGAATTCTATGATGAAGACACAAACACTTGGAACTTGGTTCCTGCCATGTTCAAAGATATTCCTCTTTCAACTCCAAGATCCCCTCCTCTTATTGCTGTTGCCAACAATGAGTTGTATACCCTTGACGCTTCCTCAAATGAGCTAAAGGTTTATCTTAAGAAAAGCAACTCATGGAAGAAGTTAGGACCAGTTCCAGTGAGAGCTGATGCACGACTAGGTTGGGGTGTGGCTTTCAAATCCTTGGGAAATGAGTTGCTTCTTATTGGGGATACCTCTGCCTCCTACTCACAACGTGCCGTGATGAAGATATACACTTGCTTCCCTGATCCACATGTTGAGAAATTGAAGTGGAAGCAAATTGTATGTAGCAGCACCAACCTTCACCCCTTTATTCACAATTGTGCTGTCATGTTAGCTTGA